AGCGTCGGAGGCAAGAACTTCAAGGTGCACCTGGACGGCTACAACTTCCTTCCCTACCTCACGGGCAAAACCAACGAAGGGCCTCGCAAGGAGTTCTTCTACTTCAACGACGATGCACAGGTGATGGCAGTGCGTTTCGATACGATAACGCCGGGAGGGAAGGTGCCTACAGCGTGGAAGGTCGAGTTCTGCGAGCAGCGCGCTCCAGGCGGGCTGCAGATCTGGATGGAACCATTCGTTTGCTTGCGCGTACCGAAGATCTTCAACTTGAGGATGGACCCGTACGAGCGTGCCGATGTCGGCCCAACCAATGGCTACTATGGTTGGGAGACGGAGAACGTCTATCTGGGCGCCGAAGGTGTGATGCGTGCCACCCAGATGTTGCAGACGTTTAAGGAGTATCCACCTAGTCAGATCCCGGCGACTTTCACCATCGACCAGGCGACCGATGCGCTGAAGCGTGAGCTGCAGCAGAAACAAGGCAAGTAACTGCCTGTTGGACGCGAGTGATCCAATTATCACTCGCGTCCTCTTTTCGATACCGGTCATTCTTACTTAAGTAGTCAGTGGCGCGCTGTTTGTTCTCTATACTCCGGAAGAACCAGCCTCGCGCGAGTTGCATGCCTGCCATGAAACCTCCCCGTGTTGGAAAACAAGCCTTTGTGGCCACACCTGCCATCTCTACGACAGGCGTTGTGCCGGCACTGCTTCTCTTTGGTTCCGGAGCGGCCTCGCTGGTTTATCAGCTGCTTTGGATCAAACAGCTTTCATTGGTGGTCGGCGTCGAGGTCTATGCCGTCACCATTGCAGTAAGTGCTTTCTTCGCTGGTCTGGCTCTGGGTGGGGCGTGGTTCGGACGCAAGGCGGATCGCCTTGAACACCCACTTCGTCTCTATGCATGGCTGGAAGGTGCGGTTGCCGTTCTCGGCGTGGCCGCGACTTTCTTGCTGGCGCACAGCGCCTCTTTGTTCGCCACGCTTGAGCAGCAGATGGGTTGGCTCGCGTGGTCGCTTCCTTTTCTTCTGGTTGGCGTGCCGGCGGTTGCCATGGGCGGCACGCTGCCGGTTCTCGTGCGTACGGCTGCACGCGACAGTGTGGCTGGCATAGGCGGTCGCCTTTACGCAGCCAACACTGCGGGTGCGGTGTTCGGCGTGTTGGCCGCGCCCTTCCTGCTACTTCCTGCATTGGGTGTGCAGGGTTCTGCTTGGGTGGCCGCTGCGGTCAATGTGCTGGCCGCGCTAGTGGCGTTGGCGCTGGACCGTCGTTTGGAGCCACCGCCATCCATGGTTGCGAATCAGGGGGTAACTCCCCAGTCGGCTCGTATGGCGCTTGCGCTTTACGCCATTGCCGGTGGCATCGCGCTTGGCTACGAAGTGGTGTGGTCGCAAACCGTGGTGCAGTTCATGAGTACGCGTTCGTTTGCGTTTGCCATGATGCTCGCTGTTTACTTGATTGGCTTGATGGCGGGTAGCGCGATATATGCGCGCTTTGCCGATCGCGTTCGTAATGGCTGGGCGGCTTTCGGGGTCCTGATCGCTCTCGCCGGTTTTGCGGCATTGCTGCAGGTAAGCCTGCTTGGCGATTGGTTGCCGACGTTGCAAGGCCAGGCATCAAATCTGGTGATGTCGATAACAGGCAGTCGACTAGCCTCCATGTGTGCGCGCTTTGCGACAGCGGCAAGCGTGATCGTGTTGATTCCCACCCTGCTGTTGGGCGCCGCCTTTCCCGCGGTCCTTCGCCTTTCTGCCCGCGCCGACAATACGGGCCAAAGCGTCGGCTTGGCGCTCGCTTTCAACACGCTTGGTGGCATAGCGGGTACGGCATTGACGGGTTTCCTGCTGGTGCCGACGTTTGGGCTTGTGCGGTCGCTCGCGCTACTGGCGATGCTGGCAGCGCTGGTTGGTCTGGTGGCCGTGTTCGTAGGATCCCCGCAGCGCGGCCGGGCTCGCTGGGCCGTGGTGGCGGTGACCGTGTGCTCTATGGCCGCTGCGGTGCTGACGCCTCCGCAAAAGCTGGCCAGTCTCCTAACGCAGAGCCGCGGCGGAGAGATCACCTATTACGAGGAAAGCCGAGGCGGTACGGTCGCTGTGTTGGCGCAAGGGCAGGGCGATCACATATTTCATCGCCTGTATATCCAGGGCGTATCGAACTCGGGAGACACCTTGCCTTCGCTGCGTTACATGCGACTGCAAGCGCTGTTGCCGTTGATCATCCATCGTGGGGAGCCACACTCGGGCCTGGTGATCGGGGTCGGGACGGGTATTACAGCCGGTGCCTTGTCGCAGTACCCGGGCCTCTCCACACGCGTCTGTGCGGAGTTGCTGCCGGCCGTGGTACGCGCCGCGTCGCAGTTTCAGGGCAACTACGGGGCGGGACAGGACCACGGCCTGGATATCCGGCTACGCGATGGTCGACGCGAGCTGCTGGCCAGCGAACAGCGCTACGACGTGATCACGCTGGAGCCGCCGCCACCCTCGGCGGCAGGCGTGGTAAACCTCTATTCGCGAGATTTCTACCAACTGGCGGCAAGGCGACTTGCGCCAGGGGGTGTGCTGGCACAGTGGTGGCCGTTGCCGACGCAGAACGACGAAGATTCTCGCGCCATGGTGCGGGCGTTCCTCGATGCGTTTCCCCACGCCACGCTGTGGACGACTGAACTGCACGAAATGTTGCTGGTCGGCTCGAACGACCCGATCGAACTCGACGCGTCGCGGATTGAGCAGCGTTTCAATCAGCCGTCCGTCGCCGGTGCGCTGGGTGAGGTCGGCGTGAGTTCGCCAGCGGCGTTGTTGGCGACCTGGGTGACTGATCGCGCCGGTCTTGAGCGCTATGCGGGAAGCACGCCACCCGTCACCGACGATCATCCAAGCATCGAGTACGCGACCTGGGTGCGACGCAACGAGTTGGTTCGAGTGCTTCCCGAACTGGTGGCGCTGCGGACGGAACCGCCGCTACGCGGCGCGAGCCCCGAACTGATCGAAGCCATGCACCGCCAGCGCGATGTGCTTTTCACGTTTTACGCCTCCGGGTTGGCGGCCTACCAGGGTGATCGCGACCAATGGTCCGAAGCACTGGGCTTGGTGATGCAGGCAGATGGCCAGAACCCGTATTACCGCTGGATTGCCGGTGGCGGTCCGTGATGCACGCTAGGCAAGGGAGCCGAGAAGACACATGAACGCCAAAGAGGCCATGTCAAACCTGCAGACGCAGATGGAAGCGTCCATCATCGGGCAGACGGACTTGATCCGGCAGATGATTGTCGGCCTGCTGGCGAACGGGCATCTGCTTCTGGAAAGCTTGCCCGGTCTCGCCAAGACCCGGGCAGTCAAGAGCATGGCGAAGCATCTTGATACCGAGATGCGCCGCATCCAGTTCACACCCGATCTGCTTCCTTCGGACATCACTGGTGCGGAAGTGTTGCATCAGCAGGGCGGTCAGAACATTTTCCAGTTCCAACCTGGGCCCATCTTCGGCAACGTCATCCTGGCCGACGAGATCAACCGCGCACCGGCCAAGGTGCAGGCGGCGTTGCTGGAAGCGATGGAGGAACGGCAGGTCACCGTGGCGGGAACCACGCACAAGATGTCCGATCTGTTCATCGTGATGGCCACGCAGAATCCCATCGAACAGGAAGGTACGTATCCCCTGCCAGAGGCTCAGCTCGACCGCTTCTTGTTGAAGGTGCTGGTGGACTATCCGGACCGTGACAGCGAGGTCGGCGTGCTGAAACTGGTACGCAGCGAAGAGGTGGGTGGCTCGTCCAGCGCTGCTGGTGCGACGATCACGCGCATCGAGCCAGCAAGCATTTTCGACGCGCGTGGTGAGATCCATGGCCTGCATGTGGCTCCGACCATCGAGCAATACATCA
This genomic window from Dyella terrae contains:
- a CDS encoding fused MFS/spermidine synthase, translating into MKPPRVGKQAFVATPAISTTGVVPALLLFGSGAASLVYQLLWIKQLSLVVGVEVYAVTIAVSAFFAGLALGGAWFGRKADRLEHPLRLYAWLEGAVAVLGVAATFLLAHSASLFATLEQQMGWLAWSLPFLLVGVPAVAMGGTLPVLVRTAARDSVAGIGGRLYAANTAGAVFGVLAAPFLLLPALGVQGSAWVAAAVNVLAALVALALDRRLEPPPSMVANQGVTPQSARMALALYAIAGGIALGYEVVWSQTVVQFMSTRSFAFAMMLAVYLIGLMAGSAIYARFADRVRNGWAAFGVLIALAGFAALLQVSLLGDWLPTLQGQASNLVMSITGSRLASMCARFATAASVIVLIPTLLLGAAFPAVLRLSARADNTGQSVGLALAFNTLGGIAGTALTGFLLVPTFGLVRSLALLAMLAALVGLVAVFVGSPQRGRARWAVVAVTVCSMAAAVLTPPQKLASLLTQSRGGEITYYEESRGGTVAVLAQGQGDHIFHRLYIQGVSNSGDTLPSLRYMRLQALLPLIIHRGEPHSGLVIGVGTGITAGALSQYPGLSTRVCAELLPAVVRAASQFQGNYGAGQDHGLDIRLRDGRRELLASEQRYDVITLEPPPPSAAGVVNLYSRDFYQLAARRLAPGGVLAQWWPLPTQNDEDSRAMVRAFLDAFPHATLWTTELHEMLLVGSNDPIELDASRIEQRFNQPSVAGALGEVGVSSPAALLATWVTDRAGLERYAGSTPPVTDDHPSIEYATWVRRNELVRVLPELVALRTEPPLRGASPELIEAMHRQRDVLFTFYASGLAAYQGDRDQWSEALGLVMQADGQNPYYRWIAGGGP
- a CDS encoding AAA family ATPase, with protein sequence MNAKEAMSNLQTQMEASIIGQTDLIRQMIVGLLANGHLLLESLPGLAKTRAVKSMAKHLDTEMRRIQFTPDLLPSDITGAEVLHQQGGQNIFQFQPGPIFGNVILADEINRAPAKVQAALLEAMEERQVTVAGTTHKMSDLFIVMATQNPIEQEGTYPLPEAQLDRFLLKVLVDYPDRDSEVGVLKLVRSEEVGGSSSAAGATITRIEPASIFDARGEIHGLHVAPTIEQYIMALVDATRHPDQYDKTLATWIQVGSSPRGGIALERTSRVHAWLEGRDHVTPDDVRAMAHPVLRHRIMLSYDASAEGIHADQVIDKILELVAVPA